AAAGCCGAATGGGCTGCGGAGCTTCCCGAAGGCGAGGAGCTGACGGTCTATTGGTCTGGCGATGACTGGATGGATATGTGCCGCGGGCCGCATTTGCCCAGCACGGGTAAGCTCGACCCGCAGGCGTTCAAACTGATGCGCGTTGCCGGTGCATACTGGCGCGGCGATCAGGCGAATGCGCAGCTCACGCGGATTTACGGCACGGGCTGGCTGAACAAGAAACAGCTCAATGCACACCTCCACCGGCTGGAGGAAGCGGGCAAGCGCGATCACCGCAAGCTGGGCCGCGAGATGGATTTGTTCCACTTGCAGGAAGAGGCGCACGGCAGCGTCTTCTGGCATCCCAAGGGCTATATGATCTGGCGCGAGCTGGAAGCCTATATGCGGCGCAAGATGGATGGCGGTGGTTACCGCGAGATCAAAACACCGCAATTAATGGACATCCGCCAGTGGGAGCAATCCGGTCACTGGGGCAAATATGCGGAGAACATGTTCGCCGTGCCCGATATGGTGCCCGATGTTGCAGAAGACGCAGGCGTTGCCGCGCCAACGGTTGCGAAAGATGCCGACTGGATGGCGATCAAGCCGATGAACTGTCCGGCGCATGTGCTGGTCTTCAAGCAGGGCATTACGTCCTATCGCGATCTACCGATCCGGCTTGGTGAAATGGGCTGCTGCCACCGCAATGAGCCGCATGGCGCGCTGCATGGTTTGATGCGCGTGCGCCAGTTTACGCAGGATGATGCGCATATCTTCTGCACCGAAGGCCAAGTGGTCGAGGAAGTGCGCAAATTCTGTAAGCTGGCGGACGAGGTCTATTCAGATTTCGGCTTCAAATACCACGTCAAGCTGGCTCTGCGTCCAGAGAAACGTTTCGGCAGTGATGCCGATTGGGACAAGGCCGAGCAGGAACTGCGCGATGCTGTAGCCGAAGCAGGCATGGACAACGAAGAGTATGGCTGGGAAGAATTGCCCGGCGAAGGGGCGTTCTATGCACCCAAGCTCGAATGGCACCTGACTGATGCGATCGGGCGGACGTGGCAAGTCGGCACGATCCAGGGTGACCGTGTACTACCCGACCGTCTGGACGCCACCTATGTTGGCGAGGATGGCGGTCGTCACCGCCCCGTGATGCTGCACCGCGCGATCTTCGGTTCGTACGAGCGCTTTATCGGTATTCTGATCGAACATTTTGCCGGCAAGGTTCCGCTATGGCTTGCTCCGACACAGGCGGTCGTCGCACCGATTGTTTCGGATATCGATGACTATGCCGGAGAGGTTTTAGAGAAACTGAAGGCCGCTGGCATCCGCGCCGAGGCTGACCTGCGCAACGAGAAGATCAACTACAAGGTTCGCGAGCACTCGCTGAAGAAAGTCCCGCATCTGCTGGTTGTCGGCAAGCGCGAGCAGGAGGACAGCACGGTTGCGATCCGGACGTTGGGTGAGAAAGACCAGCAAGTTCTCCCGCTTGATGAAGCGATTGCAATGCTGACAGAAAACGCCACGCCGCCTGATCTGCGGCCTGCTTGATCCGCTAACCTGAGATGGAGTTCTTGGCGGGCTATACGACTCTGCAACTTGCAGCTGCGCTGACCGCCGCTTTCGGTGCGGCCTTTATTCGCGGGCTTGCAGGCTTCGGCTTGGCCATTCTGCTGGTTCCGGTTCTGGCGCTGGCGATGTCTCCGGTCGAGGCGGTGCTTGCGACCAATGTTGTGGCCGTGCTGATCGGGCTGAGCGAGATCAAACGCATCACGCGCGAAGCCGAGAAATCCGCATGGACCATCAGCATGTTGGTGGTGATCGCCACGTTCCCGGGACTCTATCTGCTCAGCATCACTGCTCCGCCGCTGGCACGCGTATTGATCGCATTGATCGCGCTCTCGGCGTTCTTCGCGATGTTCCTGCCCAAGCGTCCCGCACAGCAACCGGGCGCGGCGCAAACCGGCATTGTTGGGCTCATCAGCGGGCTGTTGACCGGATTTGCGGGGATGCCTGGCCCGCCGGTCGTGCCCTATTATCTGGGCCGCGACATCCCCAAAGAAATCGCCAAGCCTTCGATGCTGCTTATCTTTACGATTGCCGCTGCGGCCGGCCTTGCTTCGGGTGCAGTGATTGGTGTGCTCGATTGGGGTCTGATTGTTCTGGGCGTTCTGCTGTTTCCTGCAGTTCTTCTCGGAAACTATCTCGGGGCGCTTGCCTTCGGCAAGGTCAGCGATACGGTGTGGCGTATCTTCGTGATGGCCGTCTTGGCAGCAACCGCGCTGGCATCGCTTGCGCGCTTGCTCGGCAGCTAGGCCTAAAGCATCCGTCCGGCCAAAATCGGCCCGGCACTTGTTTGACGCAGTATAATTGCATAGCGATCTGCTTCGCGGTTCTGCATTTGCCCGGGCGCGATTATGATTGCGCGCTTGTCCGCACCAAGGCGGGTCTCGTCGATCAAGACATTGGTGTAACTAATCGTCCTCCCGCCATTCTCGCCGCGCCCGATTTTTACGGTTTCGTGTGAAGACAGGGCTACAAGGCTAAGCTGCGAGTTGGCGGGATACTTGCCGACAATCGACACCCTCACTGAACCATCACTGCCTTTCTTCGCGATAAGAGTGGGCTTCGGTTTCATGGCTGCATCGCGTGCCAAGGCGGTGACATTACGCTCGTTCGATCCGACGGCGCCATGGCGGCCATCGACCACGATTTGCGGCGTATAAACCCCTGCGCCTTCATTGCCTTTGCGGGCATAAGCGCGCTGAAGATCGGTGTTCACTTGCTTGCCGAGCGTGTCTTTCCAGCCAAGCGGGTCCCAATAGGTCACCGGGCGGGAGATCACGAGCAGCGACGGGTCTTTGGCAAGGCGTGTGGCGAGTTTGTCTGCCGGGGGACAGGAGGAACAACCCTGACTGGTGAACAGCTCCAGCACCACGGGGGCACCGGTCGATGCAATCGGGCCGGAGGACTTTGCTCCCTGGCGTGCATCGACCTGTCCGGATGACAAGGTTGCTGCGCCGATGGCAACAAGGGCGGTGATCCCGCTGGCTACAATAAGACCCGATTTTTGCATGCGGCGAGCTTCATGAAACTGTGCTGTTTCACGGTCATTCGATCATCGACGCCGTTCGGTTACGCCGGAATGTCAGAAAGGATGGAAAGTCCCTGCGAAAATCAGAGCCAGTCCGCAGCCACTGACCAGCATCGCACGCAAAGGCGCGATTATGTCATCGGAGGAAATGTTCAGGGCTGTGATTGCATTCGCCATGCTCCCGTTATCGCGGGCAAATCCTAACCGCTGGTTAACTTTCGAGCGAGGGCATTTGCTGGCTGGCACAGTGGAAGCCGCCGCCGCCTGCCAGAACGGCATCAGCGGGCAGCCCAATCGTTGCCCGATCAGGGAACAGGGCGGCTATGGCATCGACGCCCGCCTCATCATGCTCAGAACCGAAAGTGGGCACTACAACCAGATGGGTCGTGATGGCGAAGTTGACGTAGCTGGCTGGCTCGATCTGCCCGCCGCGTTCGATCCGCCCGGGCGACGGCACATCGACAATGCTTACTCCGGCCGCTTCCGCGCGAGCACGCGCATCGGCATAGATGGCGGCATTGGGATCGCCTGCACCGGATGGCGTGGGTATCAGCAGAGTGTTGGCGGCTACAAACCGCGCAAGATTATCGACATGGCCGTCAGTGTGGTCGTTGATCAAGCCGTCACCGAACCACAATACGCGTTCGAACCCCAGATCCTCTTTTAGTCGCTGCTCGATCTCTTCACTTGATAGATCGGGGTTGCGATTGGGGTTGAGCAGGCATTGTTCGGTCGTCACGACCAGCCCGGTGCCATCACAATCAATAGCTCCCCCTTCGAGAATCCAGTCTGCTGTCTCGACGGGAAGGTCGGCATCGGCGGCAATCTCCGCGCCGATCATCTGGTCGCCATCCATCAGATATTTGCCGCCCCAGCCATTAAAACCAAAGCGTTTGGCAATGCGCCGCGAGCCATCCGAAACGACCAGCGGGCCTGTGTCGCGCAGCCAAATGTCGCCATAGCGTCGACGCTCCAGCTTCACCGCGCTGCCGACCAATTCGCGCGCGCGCTCTTCATTGGCTGCACCGCGGACAAGCAAGCGCACCTCTTGCCCGCTATCGGCGACAGCATTGGCGAACGCAGCGATCTGTTCCTGAGCATGCTCAAGAAAGCCGAGCCATTCCTGTGCATCATGTGGAAATCCGATCCACAACCAATCCTGCGGGGCCCATTCGGGCGGCATAGCTATGGTCATGGACCGGCTCTCGTCAGCATGTGTTTGTCAGCCGGTCAGCAACCGGTTTCGGCAGCTGCGCAGCTTTCATCACGAATGCCTTTGAATTCGTCACCTTCGACCCAATTGGGCCAGCTGGTACTGTTGCCGAGCATCCGGCCGAGACGATAGAAAAGCTGGAGATCCTGCATCACGCCGCTCCAGTCCCAGCTCTCATCGAACTCGTCTTTTGGTCCGTGATAGCGGTTGTCGCGATAATCCTTGGCAATTGCAGCACCCGCTTCGCGGCCACCATCGACCAGATCTTCGCCGCCATCGACATACAGCATCGGAACGCCTCGTTTTGCGAAAGCAAAGTGATCCGAACGATAGTAATATCCTGCTTCCGGGTTCGGGTTTGGTGTGGCCGTGCGGCCATCCAGTTCGAGCGCTGCGCTGAGGAAATCGTCCAGGCGTGATTTACCCGGGCCGACCACGGTCACATCTTTGGATTCGCCTGCAACCAGGAAAGCGTCCATATTAATCCCGCCAACTGTTTGCGCTAGCGGGAAGATCGGGTTCGCCGCATAGTAATCCGCGCCGAGCAGACCTTGCTCTTCCGCTGTGACGGCCAGGAAGACCAAGCTCCGCGCCGGTGCACCGGCTTTTGCATGCGCTTCAGCAAGAGCGACCAGGGCCGCAGTACCCGTCGCATTGTCGACCGCACCGTTGCAGATGTCGTCGCCATCATCCGCTGGCGTACACCGGCCGAGGTGATCCCAATGCGCGGTGTGAATGACATATTCGTCAGGACGCTCAGCGCCGGGCAGAATGCCGATGACGTTCTGCGTTTCATATTTCTTGATATCGTTGGAAAAGCTGGCGCTGGCGGTCAGGCCAAGCGGAACCGCTTTGAAGCCTTTCACTTTGGCGGCTTCGGACAGCTTTGCCAGATTCTGACCCGCAGCTTCCATGATTTTGGCGGCGGCGTCTTTCTGCACCCAGCCATTCACTTGCGTTAGCTCGGGCGCGTCCTCGCCGCGCTGGGCATAGGCTTGCGGGCCGGACCAGCTGCTTTCGACGACATTCCAGCCATACGAAGCCGGCTCAGTGTCATGAATGATGAGCGCGCCTGCTGCGCCGGCCTTCGCAGCTGCTTCGTATTTGTATGTCCAACGCCCGTAATAGGTCATTGCGTCGCCGCCGAAGTCCCCTTCAAGCGTGCCGGTGCCGTAATCGGGATCATTGACCAGAATAACGGCAGTTTTGCCCGCCATGTCGAGACCTTCATAATCGTTCCAGCCGCGTTCCGGCGCGTTGATACCGTATCCGACAAACACCAGTTCGCTATCCTCAAGCGAGGTGGTCGCGTCTTCGCGGTAAGTCACGCCAACCCAGTCCTTGCGCGATTCCAGATTGATTTCGGTGCCCTCTCCCTTGATCGTTAGCGGCGAGAAGTCCTTGCCGGTGATCTCAACCAGCGGAACATTCTGGACCCAGCTATCACCATTGCCCGGCTGCAATCCTGCGGCCTTATAGCGCTCGATCAATAGGGCGACCGTCTTCTCTTCACCGATTGTACCCGGCATCCGGCCCTCGAACTCGTCAAGCGACAAAGTGCGGGTGATATCGACCATAGTCTCTTGCGAGATTTCGCCCGGTTCAACCTCGGGAATGTCCAGTTCGGGTGCGGAGGCGGTATTGCAGGCAGCCAGCGTAAGCGCGGCCGACAGGGCAAGACATTTGCGGATCATGTGAATTCCTCTTCGCTCCTCGCGTGGCTCTGTTGAGCCAGCAATGGATTTGTGATGCACCTCCATTGCAAAGCTGGCGATTTGGGGCAAGGGCAATGCGGATGAACCGCACGCGATCTTCCCCTGATTGGCAATCAGCGATGGACCGGGCGCGCGCGCATTCACCTTTCCTGTGTAACGCTTTGGAACGCCAGCCGGAATTGGCAGAGCTTCTCGCCGATGGGCGCGGCGAGCTGGCTCTGGAATGGGCGAAACAGGCCAGCGAAGGTAATTCCGATATCGGCGTTGCTCTCAGGCGTGAGCGACTGGCATACTCCACAGCGCTGGCGATCGGTGATTTGGCGGGAGAGTTTCCCGTCGGACGCGTGATGGTCGAATTGTCATCGCTGGCCGATCGCGCGCTCGATACGGCGATTTCAGCGGCGATCCAACGCCGTGTGCCCGATGCAGAGCCTGCCGGAATGATCGGTATCGCGCTGGGCAAGCACGGCGCGTGCGAACTGAATTACAGTTCGGATATCGATCCGATCCTGCTGTTCGACCCGGAGACTTTGCCGAGACGGGAGCGCGACGAACCGGGAGAGGCGGCGCAGCGCTATGCACGGGAAATTGTCCAGTTATTGTCGAACAGCACTGCGGAAGGGTTTGTCTTCCGCGTTGACCTGCGCCTTAGGCCAGCATCTGAAGTGAGCCCGCTGGCAATACCGCTGGGTGCGGCGCTGACGCACTATGAATCGTCCGCTTTGGCGTGGGAGAGAGCCGCCTTCATCAGGTCGCGCGCGGCATCGGGTGATATTGAAGCAGGCGCAGAGTTTCTTGAATCGATCCGGCCGTTCGTATGGCGGCGCAGTCTCGATTTCGGGGCGATTGAAGAGATCAGCCGCCTTACCGCGCAAATCCGCAACACCCATTCCGGCCCCGCGACCCCGCAGCCTGGCTTCAATGTGAAGCAAGGGCGCGGCGGCATTCGCGAAGTTGAATTCTACGCGCAAACGCATCAGCTTATCCATGGTGGCCGCGATCTTTCCCTGCGTCAGCGCGGCACGCGGCCAGCGCTCGATGCGTTGGCGGCTGCCGAGATTATTCCGGGCGAAGATGCGCAGGAATTGGGCGAGGCCTATGACCGGCTCCGCGTGATTGAACACCGCTTGCAGATGGTGAACGATCACCAGACCCACATATTGCCAAGGGGCGAAGCGCTGGAAAATGTCGCCCGGCTTGGCGGTTATGATGATGGAGCAGCGTTGGTAGAGGACTTAAGGATCCTGACCGGCTGCGTGGCCAGCCGTTTCGACAGTTTGATCGACGTAGACAATACACGCTCAGTCGCGGTGCCGCGTGGTGATACTCTGAAAGACGATCTGGACCAGCTTGGCTTCACCGATCCAGCCGCTTCTGCCAGACGCATCCGTTCCTGGTCTGACGGTACGATTCGCGCTTTACGCAGTGGCGCTGCAATCTCTGCATTCGAAGCGATATTGCCCGCGTTGCTTGAAGCACTTTCCACCGCGCCTGATCCTGATCGTGCCTTGCTTCGGTGGGAGAGCTTTCTGGCCAAAGCCCCGAGCGCGATTAACCTGTTCCGCTTGCTCGAAGCGCGCCCGGGGTTGTTCGATCAGCTTGTCAGCGTGCTTATGCTGGCCGAACCGCTGGCCGACGAGTTGGGCCGCCGCCCGGAATTGCTCGACAGCCTGATCGACCGAAGCGCACTCGATCTGCCCGGCGATGTGCCCGAGCTGGTTGCCGAAATGGCAGCCCGCGAAGCTAGCGATGATTATGAGCATATCCTTGACCGCATCCGCGTCGTAACCGGGGAAAAGCGCTTTGCCTTGGGTGTGCAGCTTATAGAAGCGGTACACGACCCGCTCGACATTGCGGCTGCGCTGTCGCGGCTCGCGGAAGCCTCGCTATCGGTCGCAGCGCAGGCTGCGCGCGACGCGTTTGCCAGAACGCATGGTCTTATTCCGGATAGTGAGCTGGCGATTATCGGGTTGGGCCGGCTTGGCGGCGGCGCACTGACTCACGCATCCGATCTGGACATCATCTATCTGTTCAGCGGCTCGCACGCGCAGGAATCCGGTGGCGAACGCCCGCTTGGCGCGACGCTCTATTATAACCGCCTGGCCCAGAGGGTCAGCGCGGCGCTCAGCGTACCAACGGCACAGGGCGCGCTCTATGAAGTGGATACGCGGCTCAGGCCGCAGGGCGCGCAGGGGCCACTTGCGGTCAGCGTTGAGAGCTTCGCCCGCTATCAACGGGAAGATGCGTGGACGTGGGAGCATATGGCGCTGACCCGAGCGCGAGTCCTGACAGGCCCGCCGTCTGTGAAGGAGGCCTTAGACACAATCATTGCCTCTGTGCTCGACCAGCCGCGGTGCCCGGAAAAACTCCGTAGCGATGTGCTGACAATGCGCGATGAAATGGCAGCGCATAAACCAGCCAAAGGGCCACTGGATGCTAAGCTTTCACGCGGGGGTTTGGTCGACCTCGAATTCCTGGTGCACTATCTGCAATTACGTGACCGGGTTGCATTCACGCCCGATCTACGCGGAGCCATTGCGGCATTGGCCGAACAAAATCTGGTGCCCGATGCTTTGATTGATACGCATGATTTGATGACTCGCCTGCTGGTTTCCGCGCGATTGCTCGCCCCAGATGGCCAGAAGCCCGCTTCGGGCGCTGCGGCAGCACTTGCCAAGGCTTGCAGTTGTGCGGATTACACCGATCTATTGAGCAGGTTCCGCGAAGCCCGACGTGTGGTTGCGGCAAGCTGGAACGAGATTTTTGATGTTAGACTGGAGACACCCGAATGACCGACGCTGGTTCGATGATGCCCGACATTACGATGGAAACCCCCGATGGCGGGAGCGTGAAGCCGTCAGACTTCGAGGGGCAGAAACTGGTCCTGTTTTTCTATCCCAAGGATAACACGCCTGGCTGTACCAATGAGGCGAAGGACTTCTCCGCGCTCAAAGCTGATTTCGAGAAGGCGGGCGCGACCATTCTCGGGATCAGCAAATGTTCGCCCAAGAAACACCAGAACTTTATTGCCAAGCATGAGCTGACCGTTGCTCTAGCGACCGACGCTGAAGAAGGCGGCCTGTCCGACGAGCTTGGCATCTGGACCGAGAAGACAATGTACGGGAAGACCTATATGGGCATGGTCCGGACAACCTATCTGGTCGATGAAAGCGGTAAAATTGCGCAGGTCTGGCCGAAAGTGAAAGTCAAAGGCCACGCCGACGAAGTGCTGGCAGCCGTACAAGCCCTTTGACCGATACCAACCTATCCCTGAGCATGGCGATCCGTGCCGCGCTGCTTACATCTGATCCCAATAAAAAGGTGATGGCCGCGCGTGATGCCGCGCGCAATTGGCGGTTGGGGCGGCTCGATTTCGCGTTCGAAACTCCAATGCCTGACCGCCCATCTTGGCCTGACGAGCCTGAACTACTCGATCCGCGCCTTATGCCGCGCAGGGGCAAAGGCGGTTCGGAAAAGGGACGGCTCGCACTGTGGCATGCGCTGGCGCATATTGAATTTGTCGCTATCGATCTGGCGCTCGACATGGCCGGACGTTTTGGCGGCGAGATGGGCGAGGAATTCGTCTCCGACTTTATGTCGGTTGCTGCGGATGAGGCGATGCATTTCGCTATTCTGGGTCGCAAGCTGCGCCGCTTGGGCAGCCATTACGGCGCGCTCCCGGCCCATGCCGGCCTTTGGGAAACGGCTGAGCGGACATCGCATGACGTGGCAGCGCGACTGGCGATTGTACCAATGGTGCTTGAGGCGCGCGGTCTTGACGTCACCCCGGCCACACTCGAACGTGTGCGTGCCCAAGGAGACGAGAATGGGGCCAAGATACTGAACCGAATCCTTGACGATGAAATCCGGCACGTTGCGATTGGCACCAAGCATTTCGTCGCACTCTGCGCAAAAAAAGCAGAATCACCCGAAAAACGTTGGAAATCCTTGGTTCGTGAATATTTCAAAGGGGGCCTGAAGGCGCCATTTAACGACTCAGCGCGTCTTGCAGCCGGTTTGTCGCGGGACTTCTACGCGGAGCTTGCCACGTAAAATTTTCTATCCATAACCCATAATCACTGAAGCAAAGAATGGTTCCATCCAGTGTTTCAGAAAGTTTCGGGCAGTCTTTCCTTGGGGGGTCGGATTGCTTCAACAGGGATCCTCCTGGCGCGAAAGCGCCAGATAAAAAGGACGGTTTGTGGTCGTATCAATATTCAAGCGTGGTTTCGCAAAAGCGGCACTTTGTGTTGCAGGCTTTGCGGTAATGGGGGCCAGTCCGGCCCTGGCCAATACTTCTGCTGCAACAGCTGAATTACCGGCACCTGTTCGCAATGCAGACAATTCCTCGATCACTGGCAGTGACGAGAATTTCAAACAGCTTTTCGCTCAGTGGGAATCGCTTGATGGTGATGACACTACAGCCCCGGCACCTATTGCCAAAGTATCGATCCCTTCGCGGATGCCGCTTGATCATGCGCGGCTAACCAGCGGCTACGGGATGCGCACCCATCCGGTTTTGCGCCAGCGCCGCGCACATAAGGGTATCGATCTGGCGGCACCAACTGGAACACCTATTTACGCAACTGCGGATGGCATTGTGAGCAAGGCAGAGCGCTTCAGTAGCTACGGCCTGTATGTTTCGATGGAACATGGCGCAGGCGTCCAAACCCGTTTCGCGCACATGTCGCGGATTGCTGTTGCTGATGGCCAGAACGTCAAAAAGGGTGATATCATCGGCTATGTTGGTTCGACCGGTCGTTCGACTGGCCCCCATCTCCATTACGAAGTTCGCATCGCAGGCAAAGCAGTCAATCCAATTCCATATATGAGCGAATCAAAGGCGCAGTTGGCCTATGCCGAAGCAACCGAAGAGGGTGGCCGCGGCGGTCAATAGTCCAATGCGAAGTCATCCAAAGATTATCTAATTAGACATCGGGAGAGGGTGTCTAAAGGGGCTGCGGAGCGATCCGCGGCCCCTTTTCTTTGCCGATTCCTCTTGCTCGCGCCGTATGCCTGAATAGGATGCGTTTCAGAGAGGAACTGAAACATCATGCATCCCATTCAATTTGCGCAAAGCAGGCCCGACCATCCAGCTATCATCATGGCGGGCAGCGGAGAGATCGTCACCTATCGCGAAATGGATGAGGCTGCGAACCGCATCGCGCATTGGCTGCGTTCGCAGGGGCTGCAAGATGGTGACGCGTTTGGCGTGCTGATGGAAAATAATGCGCGCTATCACGAGATGTATTGGGCATCGCAGCGTGCGGGTACGGTACTGGTTCCGATCTCCACCCATCTCACTGCATCCGAAATTCTCTACATCCTCGACGATAGTGATGCGAAGCTTCTGGTTTCCACGCGAAAATTTGATGCTGTGACCGATGTGGTGCGCGCCGAGCGCAGTGATCTTGGGCTGCTGATTTTTGGCGTGGATGCTGAACAGACATTGGCGGCGCAACCGTCCGAACCGATTGCCGATCAAAGCGTTGGGCGGGTCATGCTGTACAGTTCGGGCACGACCGGCAGGCCCAAAGGCATCCTTCCTGCACCTCCCGAAGATCCGGCGGTCGAAGCGCCAACGCCGTTGATGGGCCTCGCCACTATGGGCTTCCAGATCAAGGGCGATGGAAGCTGTGTCTATCTGTCACCCGCACCGCTCTACCACGCTGCACCGCTTGGTTGGTCGAGCACCATTCACCGGCTCGGCGGAACGGTGGTGGTGATGGAAAAATTCGATCCCGAGGGCGCGCTCGCGACTATCGAGAAATACGGCATTACCGACAGCCAATGGGTGCCGACACATTTCGTCCGGATGCTCAAATTGCCTGAGGCCATCCGCACCAAATATGACCTCTCGACTCATAAAGGCGCGCTCCATGCGGCCGCGCCGTGTCCGGTCGATATAAAGAAAGAGATGATCGAATGGTGGGGACCGATCATTTTCGAATATTACGCCGGCAGCGAAGGCAATGGCATGACGATGGTCGGCAGCGCTGACTGGATGACTCACCAAGGCACCGTTGGACGCGCTATTCTGGGCACGATCCAT
This genomic window from Pontixanthobacter aestiaquae contains:
- the thrS gene encoding threonine--tRNA ligase; this translates as MSELFKISLPDGSVREMPEGSTPADVAAAIGPGLAKAAIAAKVDGELRDICRPFEGDAELALVTNRDEDEALELARHDFAHVLAEAVQALWPGTQITFGPATDDGFYYDVMAPEGRDPFGMDDLPAIEEKMREIIKADKPLRREAWSRQDLIDKWNADGERFKAEWAAELPEGEELTVYWSGDDWMDMCRGPHLPSTGKLDPQAFKLMRVAGAYWRGDQANAQLTRIYGTGWLNKKQLNAHLHRLEEAGKRDHRKLGREMDLFHLQEEAHGSVFWHPKGYMIWRELEAYMRRKMDGGGYREIKTPQLMDIRQWEQSGHWGKYAENMFAVPDMVPDVAEDAGVAAPTVAKDADWMAIKPMNCPAHVLVFKQGITSYRDLPIRLGEMGCCHRNEPHGALHGLMRVRQFTQDDAHIFCTEGQVVEEVRKFCKLADEVYSDFGFKYHVKLALRPEKRFGSDADWDKAEQELRDAVAEAGMDNEEYGWEELPGEGAFYAPKLEWHLTDAIGRTWQVGTIQGDRVLPDRLDATYVGEDGGRHRPVMLHRAIFGSYERFIGILIEHFAGKVPLWLAPTQAVVAPIVSDIDDYAGEVLEKLKAAGIRAEADLRNEKINYKVREHSLKKVPHLLVVGKREQEDSTVAIRTLGEKDQQVLPLDEAIAMLTENATPPDLRPA
- a CDS encoding sulfite exporter TauE/SafE family protein, translating into MEFLAGYTTLQLAAALTAAFGAAFIRGLAGFGLAILLVPVLALAMSPVEAVLATNVVAVLIGLSEIKRITREAEKSAWTISMLVVIATFPGLYLLSITAPPLARVLIALIALSAFFAMFLPKRPAQQPGAAQTGIVGLISGLLTGFAGMPGPPVVPYYLGRDIPKEIAKPSMLLIFTIAAAAGLASGAVIGVLDWGLIVLGVLLFPAVLLGNYLGALAFGKVSDTVWRIFVMAVLAATALASLARLLGS
- a CDS encoding DUF1223 domain-containing protein; this translates as MQKSGLIVASGITALVAIGAATLSSGQVDARQGAKSSGPIASTGAPVVLELFTSQGCSSCPPADKLATRLAKDPSLLVISRPVTYWDPLGWKDTLGKQVNTDLQRAYARKGNEGAGVYTPQIVVDGRHGAVGSNERNVTALARDAAMKPKPTLIAKKGSDGSVRVSIVGKYPANSQLSLVALSSHETVKIGRGENGGRTISYTNVLIDETRLGADKRAIIIAPGQMQNREADRYAIILRQTSAGPILAGRML
- a CDS encoding agmatine deiminase family protein, yielding MTIAMPPEWAPQDWLWIGFPHDAQEWLGFLEHAQEQIAAFANAVADSGQEVRLLVRGAANEERARELVGSAVKLERRRYGDIWLRDTGPLVVSDGSRRIAKRFGFNGWGGKYLMDGDQMIGAEIAADADLPVETADWILEGGAIDCDGTGLVVTTEQCLLNPNRNPDLSSEEIEQRLKEDLGFERVLWFGDGLINDHTDGHVDNLARFVAANTLLIPTPSGAGDPNAAIYADARARAEAAGVSIVDVPSPGRIERGGQIEPASYVNFAITTHLVVVPTFGSEHDEAGVDAIAALFPDRATIGLPADAVLAGGGGFHCASQQMPSLES
- a CDS encoding M28 family metallopeptidase, yielding MIRKCLALSAALTLAACNTASAPELDIPEVEPGEISQETMVDITRTLSLDEFEGRMPGTIGEEKTVALLIERYKAAGLQPGNGDSWVQNVPLVEITGKDFSPLTIKGEGTEINLESRKDWVGVTYREDATTSLEDSELVFVGYGINAPERGWNDYEGLDMAGKTAVILVNDPDYGTGTLEGDFGGDAMTYYGRWTYKYEAAAKAGAAGALIIHDTEPASYGWNVVESSWSGPQAYAQRGEDAPELTQVNGWVQKDAAAKIMEAAGQNLAKLSEAAKVKGFKAVPLGLTASASFSNDIKKYETQNVIGILPGAERPDEYVIHTAHWDHLGRCTPADDGDDICNGAVDNATGTAALVALAEAHAKAGAPARSLVFLAVTAEEQGLLGADYYAANPIFPLAQTVGGINMDAFLVAGESKDVTVVGPGKSRLDDFLSAALELDGRTATPNPNPEAGYYYRSDHFAFAKRGVPMLYVDGGEDLVDGGREAGAAIAKDYRDNRYHGPKDEFDESWDWSGVMQDLQLFYRLGRMLGNSTSWPNWVEGDEFKGIRDESCAAAETGC
- a CDS encoding bifunctional [glutamine synthetase] adenylyltransferase/[glutamine synthetase]-adenylyl-L-tyrosine phosphorylase; the protein is MNRTRSSPDWQSAMDRARAHSPFLCNALERQPELAELLADGRGELALEWAKQASEGNSDIGVALRRERLAYSTALAIGDLAGEFPVGRVMVELSSLADRALDTAISAAIQRRVPDAEPAGMIGIALGKHGACELNYSSDIDPILLFDPETLPRRERDEPGEAAQRYAREIVQLLSNSTAEGFVFRVDLRLRPASEVSPLAIPLGAALTHYESSALAWERAAFIRSRAASGDIEAGAEFLESIRPFVWRRSLDFGAIEEISRLTAQIRNTHSGPATPQPGFNVKQGRGGIREVEFYAQTHQLIHGGRDLSLRQRGTRPALDALAAAEIIPGEDAQELGEAYDRLRVIEHRLQMVNDHQTHILPRGEALENVARLGGYDDGAALVEDLRILTGCVASRFDSLIDVDNTRSVAVPRGDTLKDDLDQLGFTDPAASARRIRSWSDGTIRALRSGAAISAFEAILPALLEALSTAPDPDRALLRWESFLAKAPSAINLFRLLEARPGLFDQLVSVLMLAEPLADELGRRPELLDSLIDRSALDLPGDVPELVAEMAAREASDDYEHILDRIRVVTGEKRFALGVQLIEAVHDPLDIAAALSRLAEASLSVAAQAARDAFARTHGLIPDSELAIIGLGRLGGGALTHASDLDIIYLFSGSHAQESGGERPLGATLYYNRLAQRVSAALSVPTAQGALYEVDTRLRPQGAQGPLAVSVESFARYQREDAWTWEHMALTRARVLTGPPSVKEALDTIIASVLDQPRCPEKLRSDVLTMRDEMAAHKPAKGPLDAKLSRGGLVDLEFLVHYLQLRDRVAFTPDLRGAIAALAEQNLVPDALIDTHDLMTRLLVSARLLAPDGQKPASGAAAALAKACSCADYTDLLSRFREARRVVAASWNEIFDVRLETPE
- a CDS encoding peroxiredoxin; this encodes MTDAGSMMPDITMETPDGGSVKPSDFEGQKLVLFFYPKDNTPGCTNEAKDFSALKADFEKAGATILGISKCSPKKHQNFIAKHELTVALATDAEEGGLSDELGIWTEKTMYGKTYMGMVRTTYLVDESGKIAQVWPKVKVKGHADEVLAAVQAL
- a CDS encoding ferritin-like domain-containing protein — encoded protein: MAIRAALLTSDPNKKVMAARDAARNWRLGRLDFAFETPMPDRPSWPDEPELLDPRLMPRRGKGGSEKGRLALWHALAHIEFVAIDLALDMAGRFGGEMGEEFVSDFMSVAADEAMHFAILGRKLRRLGSHYGALPAHAGLWETAERTSHDVAARLAIVPMVLEARGLDVTPATLERVRAQGDENGAKILNRILDDEIRHVAIGTKHFVALCAKKAESPEKRWKSLVREYFKGGLKAPFNDSARLAAGLSRDFYAELAT